Proteins encoded in a region of the Elaeis guineensis isolate ETL-2024a chromosome 7, EG11, whole genome shotgun sequence genome:
- the LOC105047894 gene encoding uncharacterized protein isoform X1 produces the protein MTNEAMEDPGISSRERYTCCTHFCNGPNPFIARYVYSLLFLLASLLAWAIRDYGRSAISEFQRLKGCHGARYCLGAEGVLRISLGCSLFFFVMFLSTAGTKKLDDPRNSWHSEWWPAKIIMWMVFMAVPFFIPSAFIQLYGKVAHFGAGVFLLIQLVSVISFITWLNDCCRSEINAQRCPLQVLILSIAAYVASILGIVLMYVWYAPKPTCRLNILFITLTLVLLQFMTFVSVHLKVKGFLSPGLMGMYIVFLCWSAIRSEPQTEVCNQQAQAATSADWLTITSFVIAVLVIVMATFSTGINSKCFQFKRTRAETEDDVPYGYGFFHFVFAMGGMYFAMLFIGWNAHQTMQKWTIDVGWASTWVRIVNEWLATLIYGIPDRSEQICNEQRAIGFLIERDSKMKLRHSKGIVQYFLE, from the exons ATGACGAACGAGGCGATGGAGGACCCCGGCATCAGCAGCAGGGAGAGGTACACATGCTGCACCCACTTCTGCAACGGGCCCAACCCCTTCATCGCTCGGTACGTCTactccctcctcttcctcctaGCCAGCCTCCTGGCCTGGGCCATTCGAGACTACGGCCGCTCTGCCATCTCCGAGTTCCAGC GATTAAAAGGCTGCCATGGTGCTCGTTACTGCTTGGGAGCAGAAGGTGTGCTCCGCATTAGTCTTGGCTGCTCC TTATTCTTCTTTGTCATGTTTCTCTCGACGGCTGGCACGAAGAAGTTGGACGATCCCCGGAATTCATGGCACTCCGAGTGGTGGCCTGCCAAGATCATCATGTGGATGGTTTTCATGGCAGTGCCATTCTTCATACCTTCTGCATTTATCCAGCTCTACG GGAAGGTTGCACACTTTGGTGCCGG GGTATTTCTCCTGATTCAACTTGTCAGTGTGATCAGTTTCATTACGTGGTTGAATGACTGTTGCCGGTCTGAGATAAATGCACAAAGATG CCCCCTTCAAGTGCTGATACTCTCCATTGCTGCGTATGTTGCTTCCATTTTGGGGATTGTCTTAATGTATGTGTGGTACGCACCAAAGCCAACTTGTAGGCTTAACATCCTCTTTATCACTTTGACCCTCGTGCTTCTACAATTCATGACCTTTGTCTCAGTGCACTTGAAG GTGAAAGGATTCCTGTCACCTGGGCTGATGGGAATGTATATTGTGTTTCTTTGCTGGAGTGCAATCAGGAG CGAGCCACAGACCGAGGTTTGCAACCAACAAGCACAAGCTGCAACAAGTGCAGACTGGCTCACAATCACG AGCTTTGTTATTGCTGTACTTGTCATAGTCATGGCAACATTTTCAACCGGAATAAATTCGAAATGCTTTCAG TTCAAGAGGACTCGAGCAGAAACAGAAGATGATGTTCCATACGGGTATGGATTTTTCCATTTTGTTTTTGCTATGGGGGGAATGTACTTTGCAATGTTGTTCATTGGCTGGAATGCACATCAAACCATGCAAAA ATGGACAATAGATGTTGGATGGGCCAGTACTTGGGTCAGAATTGTGAATGAGTGGCTAGCAACACTTATTTATG GTATTCCAGATCGATCAGAACAAATTTGTAATGAACAGAGAGCTATTGGTTTTCTTATTGAAAGAGACAGCAAAATGAAATTGAGACACAGCAAGGGAATAGTTCAATACTTCCTGGAATAA
- the LOC105047894 gene encoding uncharacterized protein isoform X2: MTNEAMEDPGISSRERYTCCTHFCNGPNPFIARYVYSLLFLLASLLAWAIRDYGRSAISEFQRLKGCHGARYCLGAEGVLRISLGCSLFFFVMFLSTAGTKKLDDPRNSWHSEWWPAKIIMWMVFMAVPFFIPSAFIQLYGKVAHFGAGVFLLIQLVSVISFITWLNDCCRSEINAQRCPLQVLILSIAAYVASILGIVLMYVWYAPKPTCRLNILFITLTLVLLQFMTFVSVHLKVKGFLSPGLMGMYIVFLCWSAIRSEPQTEVCNQQAQAATSADWLTITSFVIAVLVIVMATFSTGINSKCFQFKRTRAETEDDVPYGYGFFHFVFAMGGMYFAMLFIGWNAHQTMQKWTIDVGWASTWVRIVNEWLATLIYVIYVWKSRRRVEST, from the exons ATGACGAACGAGGCGATGGAGGACCCCGGCATCAGCAGCAGGGAGAGGTACACATGCTGCACCCACTTCTGCAACGGGCCCAACCCCTTCATCGCTCGGTACGTCTactccctcctcttcctcctaGCCAGCCTCCTGGCCTGGGCCATTCGAGACTACGGCCGCTCTGCCATCTCCGAGTTCCAGC GATTAAAAGGCTGCCATGGTGCTCGTTACTGCTTGGGAGCAGAAGGTGTGCTCCGCATTAGTCTTGGCTGCTCC TTATTCTTCTTTGTCATGTTTCTCTCGACGGCTGGCACGAAGAAGTTGGACGATCCCCGGAATTCATGGCACTCCGAGTGGTGGCCTGCCAAGATCATCATGTGGATGGTTTTCATGGCAGTGCCATTCTTCATACCTTCTGCATTTATCCAGCTCTACG GGAAGGTTGCACACTTTGGTGCCGG GGTATTTCTCCTGATTCAACTTGTCAGTGTGATCAGTTTCATTACGTGGTTGAATGACTGTTGCCGGTCTGAGATAAATGCACAAAGATG CCCCCTTCAAGTGCTGATACTCTCCATTGCTGCGTATGTTGCTTCCATTTTGGGGATTGTCTTAATGTATGTGTGGTACGCACCAAAGCCAACTTGTAGGCTTAACATCCTCTTTATCACTTTGACCCTCGTGCTTCTACAATTCATGACCTTTGTCTCAGTGCACTTGAAG GTGAAAGGATTCCTGTCACCTGGGCTGATGGGAATGTATATTGTGTTTCTTTGCTGGAGTGCAATCAGGAG CGAGCCACAGACCGAGGTTTGCAACCAACAAGCACAAGCTGCAACAAGTGCAGACTGGCTCACAATCACG AGCTTTGTTATTGCTGTACTTGTCATAGTCATGGCAACATTTTCAACCGGAATAAATTCGAAATGCTTTCAG TTCAAGAGGACTCGAGCAGAAACAGAAGATGATGTTCCATACGGGTATGGATTTTTCCATTTTGTTTTTGCTATGGGGGGAATGTACTTTGCAATGTTGTTCATTGGCTGGAATGCACATCAAACCATGCAAAA ATGGACAATAGATGTTGGATGGGCCAGTACTTGGGTCAGAATTGTGAATGAGTGGCTAGCAACACTTATTTATG TTATATACGTTTGGAAGAGCAGAAGGCGAGTAGAATCCACATga